A single genomic interval of Xyrauchen texanus isolate HMW12.3.18 chromosome 40, RBS_HiC_50CHRs, whole genome shotgun sequence harbors:
- the ercc4 gene encoding DNA repair endonuclease XPF gives MANPLLEYETEMFLSLFSTDGLLITAEGLGIDRILLHFMRVYSEEGSLVLLLNTTIPEQEYFTEQLRAEGVSHLPQTVTSDVQSGDRYNVYTKGGVLFVTSRILVVDFLTDRIPAHLITGILVYRAHKIIESCQEAFILRLYRQKNKTGFIKAFTDKATSFSSGFCQVERVMRNLFVKKLFLWPRFQASVNATLDRHRPDVVELHVSLTPAMTAIQSSILDIMNACLKELKRYNPTLEAEDLSLENALGTSFDKTIRHYLDPLWHQLGSRTKSLVHDLKILRTLLLYLTQYDCVTFLNLLESLRTSQKSFGSNSGWLFLDSSTSMFVNARSRVYHIQESKKKLKMGKVDQKQSAIATLKRELVLEKNPKWEALTEVLQEIEKENSSSEHEPGRVLICASDDRTCAQLKEYIHKGADHLLNRLYSRTIGKDDTQTDLLKTAKGWPRKCAGKISKGKNLQPKRAKANSKKPTKIEKQKRASQMERQKEGAENDLIMNSEDEGGLAEVVVEEEDEEEEILLDLSSDDYYGILKEPLTVIHPLNGCSDPYSLTRVLHEFDPMFVVLYDAELSFVRQLEIYKGSRPGKPLRVYFLIYGGSTEEQRYLTVLSKEKRAFEHLIREKASMVVPEEREGREDTNIDLARSQEPASTDTRKAGGRKDDKQSHRIIVDMREFRSELPSLLHRRGLDIEPVTLEVGDYILTSEICVERKSVSDLIGSLQSGRLYTQCLAMTRFYRHPVLLIEFDPAKPFSLVARSDFRQEISASDVTSKLTLLTLHFPRLRLLWCPSPHVTAELFQELKHGRPEPDASEAQAVTVESETVTESADLYNPGPYDFLLRMPGVNVKNFKSLIKHASCLADLVTCSQEKLSEILGSSSNARQLYEFLHNSMDVVPIQKNK, from the exons ATGGCAAATCCACTGCTCGAGTACGAGACGGAGATGTTTCTGAGTTTGTTTAGCACGGACGGGCTGCTGATTACAGCAGAGGGACTCGGTATTGACCGCATCCTGTTACACTTCATGAGAGTGTATTCAGAGGAGGGCAGTTTGGTGCTGTTATTGAACACAACAATTCCAGAACAG GAGTATTTTACTGAGCAGCTGCGTGCAGAAGGGGTGAGCCATCTTCCCCAGACTGTGACCAGTGATGTACAGAGTGGTGACAGGTATAATGTATATACTAAAGGAGGAGTTCTCTTTGTGACAAGCCGCATCCTGGTGGTGGACTTCCTTACAGACAGAATTCCTGCACACCTTATAACAG GAATCCTTGTGTATCGTGCCCACAAGATCATTGAGTCTTGTCAGGAGGCTTTCATTTTGAGGCTTTATCGGCAAAAAAATAAGACTGGGTTCATCAAGGCCTTTACAGACAAAGCTACATCCTTCTCCTCTGGCTTCTGTCAAGTCGAGCGTGTCATGAGAAACCTGTTTGTGAAGAAGCTCTTTCTCTGGCCAAG ATTCCAGGCATCAGTAAACGCAACTCTGGACAGGCATAGACCTGATGTGGTGGAGCTGCATGTATCTCTGACTCCAGCAATGACAGCCATTCAGAGCTCTATTCTGGACATCATGAACGCCTGTTTGAAGGAGCTGAAGCGCTACAATCCCACACTAGAAGCAGAAGACCTCTCTCTGGAGAATGCCCTTGGCACTTCCTTTGATAAA ACAATCCGACATTACCTTGACCCATTGTGGCATCAGCTTGGATCCAGGACCAAATCTCTAGTTCATGACCTGAAGATTTTAAGAACCCTTCTTCTCTACCTCACTCAGTATGACTGTGTCACCTTCCTCAATCTGCTGGAGTCTTTGAGAACCAGCCAGAAAAGCTTTGGTAGTAATTCAG GCTGGTTGTTCCTGGACTCAAGTACATCGATGTTTGTGAATGCTCGCAGCCGTGTGTATCACATTCAAGAGTCAAAGAAGAAATTGAAAATGGGAAAGGTTGATCAAAAGCAAAGTGCTATAG CCACTCTAAAAAGAGAACTTGTGCttgaaaaaaatccaaaatgggaAGCTCTAACCGAGGTGCTACAGGAGATTGAGAAAGAGAATAGCAGCTCTGAGCATGAACCAG GCCGTGTGTTGATATGTGCCAGTGATGACAGAACCTGTGCTCAGCTGAAGGAATATATCCATAAAGGCGCAGACCACCTACTAAATCGTCTTTACTCACGCACAATTGGAAAAGATGACACCCAGACTGATCTACTGAAGACTGCGAAAGGCTGGCCCAGGAAGTGCGCTGGTAAGATTAGCAAAGGGAAGAATCTGCAGCCAAAAAGAGCCAAAGCCAACTCAAAGAAACCCACAAAGATCGAGAAACAAAAGAGAGCCTCTCAGATGGAAAGACAGAAGGAAGGAGCTGAGAATGACCTGATTATGAACAGTGAAGATGAAGGAGGTCTGGCTGAAGTGGTGGTGGAGGAAGAAGATGAGGAAGAAGAGATTCTTCTCGATCTGTCTTCAGATGATTACTATGGTATTCTGAAGGAGCCACTGACTGTTATTCACCCACTGAATGGATGCAGTGACCCCTACAGTTTGACACGGGTGTTGCACGAGTTTGACcccatgtttgttgttttgtaTGATGCTGAACTCAGTTTTGTCCGGCAACTGGAAATATATAAAGGCAGCAGGCCAGGAAAACCTCTCCG TGTGTATTTTCTTATATATGGAGGCTCAACAGAAGAGCAGAGGTATCTTACAGTCTTGAGCAAAGAAAAAAGAGCATTTGAGCACCTCATAAG GGAAAAGGCCAGTATGGTTGTGCCAGAAGAGAGAGAAGGTAGAGAGGATACCAACATAGATCTTGCCCGCAGTCAGGAGCCCGCCAGTACCGACACCCGCAAAGCAG GTGGTCGCAAAGATGATAAACAGTCTCATCGGATCATAGTTGACATGAGGGAGTTCCGCAGTGAGCTCCCATCCCTCCTGCATCGACGGGGTCTGGACATTGAACCTGTGACTCTTGAGGTCGGCGACTACATACTGACATCTGAGATCTGTGTAGAGCGCAAAAGTGTCAGTGACCTCATTGGTTCCCTGCAGAGTGGCCGTCTGTACACACAGTGCCTTGCTATGACTCGATTCTATCGCCACCCTGTGCTTCTCATTGAGTTTGACCCAGCAAAGCCTTTCTCCCTGGTGGCCCGCAGTGACTTCCGTCAGGAGATCTCCGCCAGTGACGTCACATCCAAACTGACACTCCTTACCCTCCATTTTCCCCGGCTGAGGCTGCTCTGGTGCCCATCTCCCCATGTAACTGCAGAGCTGTTTCAGGAGCTCAAACACGGCCGACCAGAGCCAGATGCTTCTGAAGCTCAGGCCGTTACGGTGGAGTCTGAGACTGTGACGGAGTCGGCAGACCTTTACAACCCCGGGCCTTACGACTTTTTGCTTCGTATGCCTGGAGTCAATGTGAAGAACTTCAAGAGCCTCATAAAACATGCTTCCTGTCTGGCCGATCTTGTGACATGTAGCCAAGAAAAGCTAAGTGAGATATTGGGTAGCTCCAGTAATGCTAGGCAACTGTATGAATTCCTTCACAATTCCATGGATGTAGTGCCTATTCAGAAGAACAAGTAG